A region from the Lycium barbarum isolate Lr01 chromosome 8, ASM1917538v2, whole genome shotgun sequence genome encodes:
- the LOC132606164 gene encoding F-box protein SKIP1-like isoform X1: MEMEDKAESGKWSELTQVCLINILSRLSLPERWVGPMFVCKSWFQACKDPYLNTLFDVETQFDSVTELPRYWTPDFERKIDCMLRCVVLWSDGSLHTIRVRHCSDYSLSIVAERCPKLQVLSIKSSPHVTDEIMSNIASQCPLLRELDISFCYEISHKSLSTIGQHCSNLQILRRNFMNWLDPSQHVRVVPREYLDACPQDGDSEAAAIAKFTPQLLQLELQFSKLTNKGLTLISEGCTNLEYLDLSGCANVTGRGISSASSNLKKLKTMKKPNFYIPRSVFHTERYGHWQLYDERFQTDVFRI, encoded by the exons ATGGAAATGGAAGATAAAGCAGAGTCAGGAAAGTGGTCCGAATTAACCCAAGTATGTCTCATCAACATCCTCTCACGCCTATCTCTCCCTGAAAGATGGGTTGGACCCATGTTTGTCTGCAAATCATGGTTCCAAGCTTGTAAGGATCCCTACCTCAACACTCTCTTCGATGTGGAAACTCAATTTGATTCGGTGACTGAGTTGCCTCGTTATTGGACACCTGATTTTGAGCGTAAGATTGATTGTATGCTTCGATGTGTTGTCCTTTGGAGTGATGGATCTCTTCATACTATACGTGTTAGACACTGCTCTGATTATTCCCTCTCTATCGTTGCTGAAAG GTGCCCAAAGCTTCAAGTTCTCTCTATCAAAAGCTCTCCACATGTAACTGATGAAATCATGAGTAATATTGCCTCTCAATGCCCCTTGCTCAGGGAACTTGATATCAGCTTCTGCTATGAGATATCTCACAAGTCTCTGTCTACAATAGGACAGCACTGCTCTAATTTGCAAATTCTGAGGCGAAATTTTATGAACTGGTTAGATCCATCGCAACATGTACGTGTTGTCCCCAGGGAGTATCTGGATGCCTGTCCTCAAGATGGTGATTCGGAAGCTGCTGCTATTGCGAAATTTACGCCTCAACTGTTACAACTTGAACTCCAGTTCTCCAAGTTGACTAATAAAGGTCTAACTTTGATATCTGAAGGGTGTACAAACCTTGAGTATCTGGATCTATCTGGGTGTGCAAATGTTACTGGCCGGGGAATTTCCAGCGCCTCATCGAATCTGAAGAAGTTGAAAACCATGAAGAAGCCTAACTTTTACATCCCAAGGTCAGTATTTCACACTGAGAGGTATGGGCACTGGCAATTGTATGATGAACGATTCCAGACAGATGTTTTTCGCATTTGA
- the LOC132606164 gene encoding F-box protein SKIP1-like isoform X2 yields MEPKRALIKKNGNQTICFKGFLLRPEIFFRPVGYSMYREDLMAICSRIGSYSWVSGVISPNMKCPKLQVLSIKSSPHVTDEIMSNIASQCPLLRELDISFCYEISHKSLSTIGQHCSNLQILRRNFMNWLDPSQHVRVVPREYLDACPQDGDSEAAAIAKFTPQLLQLELQFSKLTNKGLTLISEGCTNLEYLDLSGCANVTGRGISSASSNLKKLKTMKKPNFYIPRSVFHTERYGHWQLYDERFQTDVFRI; encoded by the exons ATGGAACCCAAACGAGCACtgattaaaaaaaatggaaaccAAACAATTTGTTTTAAAGGTTTTCTGCTGAGACCTGAAATTTTCTTCCGGCCTGTTGGTTATTCAATGTACAGAGAGGATTTGATGGCAATATGCTCAAGAATTGGTTCATACTCGTGGGTGTCAGGTGTAATCTCACCCAACATGAA GTGCCCAAAGCTTCAAGTTCTCTCTATCAAAAGCTCTCCACATGTAACTGATGAAATCATGAGTAATATTGCCTCTCAATGCCCCTTGCTCAGGGAACTTGATATCAGCTTCTGCTATGAGATATCTCACAAGTCTCTGTCTACAATAGGACAGCACTGCTCTAATTTGCAAATTCTGAGGCGAAATTTTATGAACTGGTTAGATCCATCGCAACATGTACGTGTTGTCCCCAGGGAGTATCTGGATGCCTGTCCTCAAGATGGTGATTCGGAAGCTGCTGCTATTGCGAAATTTACGCCTCAACTGTTACAACTTGAACTCCAGTTCTCCAAGTTGACTAATAAAGGTCTAACTTTGATATCTGAAGGGTGTACAAACCTTGAGTATCTGGATCTATCTGGGTGTGCAAATGTTACTGGCCGGGGAATTTCCAGCGCCTCATCGAATCTGAAGAAGTTGAAAACCATGAAGAAGCCTAACTTTTACATCCCAAGGTCAGTATTTCACACTGAGAGGTATGGGCACTGGCAATTGTATGATGAACGATTCCAGACAGATGTTTTTCGCATTTGA
- the LOC132606166 gene encoding uncharacterized protein LOC132606166 has translation MRVGVIGSLLGTSLSSSLEIIKYVVTSTGVFVLYQKTKSTGFLLLQQNSLVHFMLLVDMMEAITWLQDGISRLHVLSECIKIFTKGRKCKASKKKLKHKERPTSCVIRSLLKMFLFIHVTIPCSLLLGVDQYNVLPSV, from the exons ATGCGTGTGGGTGTCATTGGGTCACTTTTAGGGACAAGTCTCAGTTCTAGCTTAGAGATTATTAAATATGTTGTTACAAGTACTGGAGTATTTGTTCTTTATCAAAAAACAAAAAGTACTGGATTTCTTTTGCTGCAGCAGAACTCATTGGTGCATTTTATGCTTTTGGTGGATATGATGGAAGCAATTACTTGGC TGCAGGATGGCATATCCAGACTCCATGTGCTAAGTGAATGT ATCAAGATTTTTACAAAGGGAAGGAAGTGCAAAGCAAGTAAGAAGAAGTTGAAGCACAAAGAGAGACCAACTTCCTGTGTTATTAGGAGTTTATTAAAGATGTTCTTATTTATACATGTTACAATTCCATGTTCTCTTTTGTTAGGAGTTGACCAATATAATGTCTTACCATCTGTATAA
- the LOC132606165 gene encoding protein FAR1-RELATED SEQUENCE 9, whose amino-acid sequence MNSRQRILGGGVQHVLDYLRRMQAESPGFFYAVQDDNGCSNGNIFWADATARMNYHYFGDSINFDTCYRANCYSVPFATFTGLNHHAQPVLFGCALLFNGSETSLVWLLQTWLQAMSGQKPPVSITTDTDHLIQMAVTHVLPETRHRLCKWSILRETKEKLTHVCQTHPTFEIEFIKCINEAETIEEFESQWKSLLQRYYLLDNDYLQSIYSASRHWVPVFMRDTFFGDFLSDDDEDKNSFFNGFVDASTSIQLLIKHYEKALTIWHEKELKADFDSTNTTPVLKTPSPMEKQAANLYTRKVFMKFQEELVETLANPATKIDDSGAITTYHVAKFGEEHKAHTVRFNTFELTANCSCLMFEFSGIICRHVLSVFRAKNVLTLPSQYILKRWTRNAKTGGGSTIEEHRLELPSNSQESLTIRHNSLRQEAIKFVEEGAKSIHSYNVAVNALKEAAKKVAAAKKKNADKTLVNNMVNGRNQGVDEGDIDQADSGQSKEEKEQKIRELTAELDCINQQSEVYRSNLLAVLKDMEEQKLKLSVKVQNARLSLKE is encoded by the exons ATGAATAGCAGACAAAGAATCCTTGGTGGAGGGGTTCAGCATGTGTTGGACTATCTGAGGCGAATGCAAGCAGAAAGTCCAGGATTTTTCTATGCTGTTCAAGATGATAATGGATGTTCTAATGGAAACATTTTTTGGGCTGATGCAACTGCCAGAATGAACTATCACTACTTTGGGGACAGTATCAATTTCGACACTTGCTATCGAGCTAACTGCTATAGCGTACCTTTTGCCACCTTCACTGGCTTAAATCATCATGCCCAGCCTGTTCTCTTTGGCTGTGCTTTGCTTTTTAATGGGTCTGAAACCTCACTTGTCTGGCTCCTCCAAACTTGGCTTCAAGCGATGTCTGGACAGAAGCCGCCTGTTTCCATCACAACTGACACTGATCATCTCATACAGATGGCTGTTACTCATGTTCTGCCGGAAACGCGCCATCGTCTTTGTAAATGGAGCATACTTCGAGAAACCAAGGAGAAGCTGACCCATGTATGTCAAACACATCCAACCTTTGAAATTGAATTTATCAAGTGCATTAATGAAGCAGAGACAATCGAGGAATTTGAATCTCAGTGGAAGTCACTCCTACAAAGATATTACCTCCTGGATAATGATTACCTTCAATCAATCTATAGTGCTTCCCGTCATTGGGTTCCTGTTTTCATGCGAGACACGTTTTTTGGGGATTTTTTaagtgatgatgatgaagacAAAAACAGTTTCTTCAATGGGTTTGTGGATGCTTCTACCTCTATCCAGTTGTTGATTAAACACTATGAAAAAGCTCTTACAATCTGGCATGAAAAGGAATTAAAGGCAGATTTTGACTCTACTAATACGACACCAGTTCTAAAGACGCCTTCACCTATGGAAAAACAAGCAGCTAATCTCTATACCAGGAAAGTTTTCATGAAATTTCAAGAGGAGCTGGTTGAGACCCTTGCGAATCCTGCAACTAAAATTGATGACTCCGGAGCGATCACAACATATCATGTTGCAAAATTTGGGGAAGAGCACAAGGCGCACACGGTTAGGTTCAACACATTTGAGTTGACAGCTAACTGTAGCTGTCTAATGTTTGAATTTTCAGGTATAATCTGTAGACATGTTTTATCTGTGTTCAGAGCCAAAAATGTTCTTACGCTTCCTTCCCAATACATTTTGAAACGTTGGACACGAAATGCCAAGACTGGTGGTGGGAGCACTATAGAGGAACATCGTTTAGAGTTACCTAGCAATTCTCAAGAGTCTTTAACTATTCGTCATAATAGTTTGCGACAGGAGGCTATTAAATTTGTAGAAGAAGGGGCAAAGTCTATTCATAGTTATAATGTTGCGGTGAATGCTCTGAAAGAGGCTGCAAAAAAGGTTGCTGCTGCAAAGAAGAAAAACGCTGACAAAACTCTGGTGAACAACATGGTAAATGGACGCAATCAAGGAGTGGATGAAGGAGACATTGATCAAGCAGATTCAGGTCAATCCAAG GAAGAGAAGGAACAAAAGATCCGTGAATTGACTGCCGAGTTAGATTGCATAAATCAACAATCTGAAGTTTATCGTTCCAATCTGTTAGCAGTTTTGAAAGACATGGAGGAGCAGAAATTAAAGCTATCTGTGAAAGTGCAAAATGCACGGCTTAGCTTAAAGGAGTGA